In Flavobacterium sp. N3904, one DNA window encodes the following:
- a CDS encoding VCBS repeat-containing protein produces the protein MNKFYSLGLFALLAMGCSDKQDRLFEKLAPEESNITFNNELLESKNISILDYLYYYNGGGVALGDINNDGLVDIYFTSNQGKNKLYLNKGNNKFEDISAKAGVEGQSDWNTGTIMADVNGDGFLDIYVCAVVGINGFEGHNELFINNKNNTFTESAAEYGLDLDNYSTSVAFFDYDLDGDLDMYLLNHAVHSELSFGNANIRNNRNYECGDKLFKNDNGKFVDVSAQAGVFGGANGYGLGIAVSDFNLDGYPDIYIGNDFHEDDYYYLNNGDGTFTESLKSYFGHTSRFSMGVDVADVNHDGFPDIMSLDMLPEDETVLKSSLGDDNVQMLKLRTEKYGYHYQYTRNMLQINQAGKHFTEVALLSGVAATDWSWSALFADYNQDGEQDIFVCNGIPKRPNDLDYVKYYSNEQVKSKINTTKLLDKMALKKMPKGNVTNFVFEGAPDLQFINKSNQWIENDSIISNGSGYADLDNDGDLDVVTNNINNIASVYINQTNNKANYLKIKLRFVGKNIFGIGSKVISYSKGKMQFKELQTTRGFQSSSEPMIHFGYGKNTKIDSLVVIWPDKTVQTLKDVKTNQSMTIKANAVRKAFDYQKLHPKVIPVFKKVETGLGIDFIHQENDYIDFVYQKLIPYQRSDRGPATAIGDLNGDGKEDIFFGGSKGKKATIYIQNTNGFSKKIYSEIEKDSVFEDASAVIGDFNNDKINDLFVASGGGENASNLQDRLYVAKGNQFINSLLPKLSQNASVVKAFDYDNDGDLDVFVGNNSLNNRFGSTPDCYLLKNNNGVFTFTDAKTFAGIGMVTDAVFTDFNKDGKTDLIVVGEWMKPTFFANKNGKFVNVTETVFPEKANGLYQSIIPFDIDNDGDQDYLVGNWGMNSKFKASQEFPMKMYYDDFDKNGTFETIVAKEKNGKYYTTMGLDELVEEFSGLLKKKFNSYKSFAGKPLEEVFDMKMLEAGKLYEVHNLKSGYLRNDNGKFIFVPFANKMQVSPITCFVKSNFDNDAKEEVFAAGNYFGVTPYHSRFDGFSGALIKNEKNILLGNQIGIYLTQKAVRHLDIINFNGKKYLLVTINNKKAEVYEMPMNLN, from the coding sequence ATGAATAAATTTTATAGTCTAGGATTGTTTGCATTGCTTGCCATGGGTTGTTCAGATAAACAAGATCGTTTGTTTGAAAAATTGGCTCCGGAAGAAAGCAATATTACTTTTAATAATGAACTTTTAGAATCCAAAAATATTTCCATATTAGATTATCTCTACTATTATAATGGAGGAGGTGTTGCTCTTGGAGATATCAACAATGATGGTTTGGTAGATATTTATTTTACTTCCAATCAAGGAAAAAACAAATTGTATCTGAATAAAGGCAATAATAAATTCGAAGATATATCTGCAAAAGCAGGGGTTGAAGGCCAAAGCGATTGGAATACAGGGACCATTATGGCCGATGTAAATGGCGATGGTTTTCTTGATATTTATGTGTGCGCCGTAGTTGGGATTAATGGTTTTGAAGGGCATAATGAATTGTTTATTAATAATAAGAACAACACGTTTACCGAAAGTGCTGCCGAATACGGTTTGGATCTTGATAATTACAGTACTTCGGTAGCCTTTTTTGATTATGATTTAGACGGGGATCTGGATATGTATTTGTTAAATCATGCAGTACACTCGGAATTGTCTTTTGGAAATGCCAATATCCGAAACAATAGAAATTATGAATGCGGAGATAAATTATTCAAAAATGACAATGGTAAATTTGTAGACGTAAGTGCGCAAGCGGGAGTTTTTGGCGGAGCTAATGGATACGGTTTGGGAATTGCAGTTTCGGATTTTAATCTAGATGGTTACCCAGATATTTATATTGGGAATGATTTTCACGAAGACGATTATTATTACCTTAATAACGGAGACGGTACTTTTACTGAAAGTTTAAAGAGCTATTTTGGACACACCAGTAGATTCTCAATGGGAGTTGATGTGGCCGATGTTAACCATGATGGTTTTCCAGATATTATGTCGCTTGATATGCTTCCGGAAGACGAAACGGTTTTGAAATCTTCTTTGGGTGATGATAATGTGCAAATGTTAAAATTGAGAACCGAAAAGTATGGGTATCATTATCAATATACTCGAAACATGTTGCAAATTAACCAAGCAGGGAAACATTTTACAGAAGTGGCTTTGTTGAGTGGAGTTGCCGCTACAGATTGGAGTTGGAGCGCCTTATTTGCAGATTATAATCAAGATGGTGAACAAGATATATTTGTTTGTAACGGAATTCCAAAACGACCAAACGATTTGGATTATGTGAAATACTATTCGAATGAACAGGTCAAAAGCAAAATCAATACAACCAAATTATTGGATAAAATGGCATTAAAAAAAATGCCAAAAGGGAATGTGACTAATTTTGTTTTTGAAGGAGCTCCCGATTTACAGTTTATTAACAAATCGAACCAATGGATTGAGAATGATTCAATTATTTCAAATGGAAGTGGTTATGCCGATTTGGATAATGATGGAGATTTGGATGTGGTTACAAATAACATCAATAATATTGCTTCTGTCTATATTAATCAAACGAATAATAAAGCCAATTATCTAAAAATAAAACTTCGATTTGTAGGCAAAAATATTTTTGGAATTGGGTCTAAAGTGATTTCATATTCGAAAGGAAAAATGCAATTCAAAGAGTTGCAAACCACCAGAGGTTTTCAATCATCATCAGAACCAATGATTCATTTTGGATATGGAAAAAATACTAAAATTGATTCTTTGGTTGTGATTTGGCCAGACAAAACGGTTCAAACTTTAAAGGATGTAAAAACCAATCAAAGCATGACTATAAAGGCAAATGCCGTTAGAAAAGCATTTGATTACCAAAAGTTGCATCCTAAAGTAATTCCCGTTTTCAAGAAAGTGGAAACAGGTTTAGGAATCGATTTTATTCACCAAGAAAATGATTATATCGATTTTGTGTATCAAAAATTAATTCCATACCAACGTTCGGATCGAGGTCCTGCAACAGCCATCGGTGATTTGAATGGAGATGGTAAAGAAGATATCTTTTTTGGCGGTTCTAAAGGGAAAAAAGCAACTATTTATATTCAAAATACAAATGGATTTTCTAAAAAAATCTATAGTGAAATCGAAAAAGATTCTGTTTTTGAAGATGCTTCGGCGGTAATTGGAGATTTTAATAACGATAAAATCAATGACTTGTTTGTGGCTTCAGGAGGTGGAGAGAATGCTTCAAACTTGCAAGATCGATTGTATGTTGCCAAAGGGAATCAATTCATTAATTCACTTTTACCTAAACTTTCCCAAAACGCATCAGTAGTCAAAGCTTTCGATTATGATAATGATGGTGACTTAGATGTTTTTGTAGGTAATAATTCATTAAATAATAGATTTGGCAGCACTCCTGACTGTTATTTGTTGAAAAATAATAATGGTGTCTTTACATTTACGGATGCGAAAACCTTTGCAGGGATTGGCATGGTTACCGATGCCGTTTTTACCGATTTTAATAAAGATGGTAAAACAGATTTAATAGTTGTAGGAGAATGGATGAAACCTACTTTCTTTGCCAATAAAAACGGAAAATTTGTTAATGTAACTGAAACTGTTTTTCCAGAAAAAGCCAATGGATTGTATCAATCAATAATTCCGTTTGATATCGACAATGATGGAGATCAAGACTATTTGGTTGGAAACTGGGGAATGAATTCCAAATTCAAGGCTTCGCAAGAATTTCCTATGAAAATGTATTATGATGATTTTGATAAAAATGGAACTTTTGAAACAATTGTTGCCAAAGAAAAAAACGGAAAATACTACACTACAATGGGCCTTGATGAACTGGTGGAAGAGTTTAGTGGTTTATTGAAAAAGAAATTCAACAGTTACAAATCATTTGCAGGAAAGCCATTAGAAGAAGTTTTTGATATGAAAATGTTGGAGGCTGGGAAGTTGTATGAAGTGCATAACTTAAAATCAGGTTACTTGAGAAACGATAACGGGAAATTTATATTTGTCCCTTTTGCCAATAAAATGCAAGTATCTCCTATAACCTGTTTTGTGAAATCCAATTTTGATAATGATGCGAAAGAAGAAGTTTTTGCTGCTGGAAATTATTTTGGAGTTACACCATACCATAGTCGTTTTGACGGATTCTCTGGAGCATTAATCAAGAATGAAAAAAACATTCTTCTAGGAAATCAAATTGGGATTTACTTGACTCAAAAAGCAGTAAGACACTTGGATATTATAAATTTCAATGGTAAAAAATATTTATTGGTTACCATTAATAATAAAAAAGCTGAGGTATATGAAATGCCAATGAATTTGAATTAA
- a CDS encoding VCBS repeat-containing protein, which produces MLQRIVLFLLFIFLFTNCSKNNSDNKDSLFTKLESSKTGIDFVNKVKNGKNMNIFKYRNFYNGGGVAIGDINNDGLSDVFFTSNLGENKLYLNKGNFKFQDISKTAGIVISKSWSTGVEMVDINGDGLLDIFVCNAGNGIDAARKSELFINNGNLTFTEKAAEYNLADTGITTHAAFFDYDKDGDLDVYILNNSFIPVSSLNYSNKRELRDKDWPVNDILKGGGDKLLRNDNGKFVDVSEAAGIYGSLIGFGLGVTVGDVNGDLYPDIYISNDFYERDYLYINNKNGTFSEQIQGWASHTSQSSMGADMADINNDGKADIFVTDMLPEGDERLKTTTSFDNYDLFTRKLHLDFFNQYMQNTLQLNNGDNQFLEIANYAGVAKTDWSWGALLFDMDNDGYKDIYVCNGIYNDLTNQDFMDFFANGLIQRMTVTGKKEQIEDIINKMPSTPIPNYAFKNNKDLTFTNEIKNWGLDTPSFSNGAAYGDLDNDGDLDLIVSNVNQEAFVFQNNSEKKKENHFVKVKLKGENQNKFAIGSVVELFSGKEIIRQELIPSRGFQSSIDYVMTFGIGTKKIDSLQVIWPNGKFQTIKKVANNSTINLNIGDATLNYIPKKAVVKPLFSEKSSSFLAHKENDYIDFDYEGLISKMLSQEGPSLAVGDVNGDGNDDIFIGGAKGMAGNVYLNKGNDSFSITKQNDLVADVNYEDTAASFFDADNDGDLDLMVGSGGNEKADQANYKNRLYLNDGKGIFMKSKTVIPTNNNNVSVIAPYDFDNDGDTDVFVASRSVPGVYGIDPKQLLLENDGKGNFTNVTDKKAFKLNEVGMITDAVWEDMDNDGKKDLIVVGDWMAPRIFKNTGHRLVDFKSNLSNFSGFWNAINCVDLNNDGKKDLVLGNKGTNTSYKATEKNPMRLFVNDFDNNGTIEQITTRTIDERDMPLHLKKELAGQIPSIKKKNLSYADYSKKSFQEIFAQDVVDNSIQKIVNIQESVIAINKGSGNFAIKTLPKEVQFSCVNTICTMDVNKDGILDLVLGGNQYEFKPQFARLDSNYGSVLLGSKSGTYSWLPYDQSGFFLKGEIRHIQKIKNKNNSVSIVAVRNDNTPKIFKSNE; this is translated from the coding sequence ATGTTACAACGTATTGTTCTATTTTTGCTATTTATTTTTCTTTTTACAAATTGTTCCAAAAATAATAGTGATAATAAAGACAGTCTATTTACTAAACTAGAGTCTTCAAAAACCGGAATTGATTTTGTAAATAAAGTTAAGAATGGTAAAAACATGAACATCTTTAAATATCGAAATTTTTATAATGGAGGAGGTGTTGCCATTGGAGATATCAATAACGATGGTCTTTCGGATGTTTTTTTTACTTCAAATCTAGGTGAGAATAAACTCTATTTAAATAAAGGAAATTTCAAATTTCAAGATATTTCCAAAACAGCAGGGATCGTAATATCAAAATCTTGGTCAACAGGGGTTGAAATGGTTGATATTAATGGGGATGGTTTGCTTGATATTTTTGTTTGTAATGCTGGAAATGGAATAGATGCAGCAAGAAAAAGCGAATTGTTTATCAATAATGGAAACTTAACTTTTACCGAAAAAGCTGCCGAATATAACCTTGCCGATACCGGTATCACAACTCATGCGGCTTTCTTTGATTATGACAAAGACGGTGACCTTGATGTTTATATTTTAAATAATAGTTTCATTCCAGTAAGTAGCCTAAATTATTCGAATAAAAGAGAATTACGTGACAAAGATTGGCCTGTAAATGATATTTTAAAAGGTGGTGGAGACAAACTCTTGCGCAACGACAACGGAAAATTTGTTGATGTAAGTGAAGCTGCGGGTATTTACGGCAGTCTTATTGGTTTTGGACTCGGTGTAACTGTTGGTGATGTAAATGGAGATTTATATCCAGACATTTATATTTCGAATGATTTTTACGAACGAGATTATTTATATATCAACAATAAAAACGGAACTTTTAGTGAGCAAATACAAGGTTGGGCATCGCATACAAGTCAGTCTTCAATGGGAGCTGACATGGCAGATATCAATAATGATGGGAAAGCAGATATTTTTGTTACCGATATGTTGCCGGAAGGGGACGAAAGGTTAAAAACTACAACCAGTTTTGATAATTATGATTTGTTTACCAGAAAATTGCATCTTGATTTTTTCAATCAGTATATGCAAAACACACTACAATTGAATAATGGAGACAATCAATTTCTTGAAATTGCTAATTATGCAGGAGTTGCCAAAACAGATTGGAGTTGGGGAGCTTTATTATTTGATATGGATAATGATGGCTATAAAGATATTTATGTTTGCAACGGAATTTATAATGATTTAACCAATCAGGATTTTATGGACTTTTTTGCCAATGGACTCATTCAGAGAATGACTGTCACGGGAAAAAAGGAGCAAATCGAAGACATCATTAATAAAATGCCAAGTACACCGATTCCAAATTATGCATTCAAAAACAATAAAGATTTAACCTTTACCAATGAAATAAAAAATTGGGGATTGGATACACCAAGTTTTTCAAATGGAGCCGCTTATGGAGATTTGGATAATGACGGAGATCTTGATTTGATAGTAAGTAACGTCAATCAGGAAGCATTTGTTTTTCAAAATAATTCGGAGAAAAAGAAAGAAAATCATTTTGTAAAAGTCAAATTGAAAGGCGAAAACCAAAATAAATTTGCTATTGGAAGTGTAGTCGAATTGTTTTCGGGAAAAGAAATCATCAGACAAGAATTAATTCCTTCCAGAGGTTTTCAATCGTCAATAGATTATGTAATGACTTTTGGAATTGGAACCAAAAAAATAGATTCACTTCAAGTCATTTGGCCAAATGGAAAATTTCAAACGATTAAAAAAGTAGCTAATAATTCGACTATAAATTTAAATATAGGAGATGCTACTTTAAATTATATTCCAAAAAAGGCAGTAGTAAAACCACTTTTTTCTGAAAAATCAAGTTCGTTTTTAGCCCATAAAGAAAATGATTATATCGATTTTGATTACGAAGGGTTGATATCGAAAATGCTTTCTCAAGAGGGGCCATCTCTTGCTGTTGGTGATGTTAATGGCGACGGGAATGACGATATTTTTATTGGTGGTGCCAAAGGAATGGCTGGAAATGTATACTTGAATAAAGGAAATGATTCTTTCTCGATTACAAAACAAAATGATTTAGTTGCCGATGTAAATTATGAAGATACAGCAGCTAGTTTCTTTGATGCGGACAACGATGGAGATTTGGATTTAATGGTTGGTTCTGGTGGAAATGAAAAAGCAGATCAAGCCAATTATAAAAACCGTTTGTATTTGAATGATGGAAAGGGAATTTTTATGAAAAGTAAAACAGTTATCCCGACAAACAATAATAACGTTTCGGTAATTGCGCCATATGATTTTGATAATGACGGAGATACAGATGTATTTGTCGCGAGTAGAAGTGTGCCTGGAGTTTACGGAATTGATCCAAAACAATTATTATTGGAAAATGACGGTAAAGGTAATTTTACAAATGTCACTGATAAAAAAGCTTTCAAACTAAATGAAGTGGGCATGATTACCGATGCTGTTTGGGAAGATATGGATAATGATGGCAAAAAAGATTTAATCGTTGTTGGCGATTGGATGGCACCTAGAATTTTTAAAAACACGGGGCATCGTTTAGTAGATTTCAAATCCAATCTATCTAATTTTAGTGGTTTTTGGAATGCAATCAATTGTGTTGACTTAAACAATGATGGGAAGAAAGACCTTGTTTTAGGGAATAAAGGAACCAATACTTCATACAAGGCCACCGAAAAAAATCCAATGCGATTGTTTGTTAATGATTTTGATAATAATGGAACTATTGAACAAATAACGACTCGAACTATTGACGAAAGAGATATGCCATTGCATCTAAAGAAAGAATTGGCAGGTCAGATTCCTTCTATTAAAAAGAAAAATTTGAGCTATGCGGATTATTCCAAAAAATCATTTCAGGAAATATTTGCTCAGGATGTAGTGGATAATTCGATTCAGAAAATAGTTAATATTCAAGAAAGTGTAATTGCTATTAATAAAGGGAGCGGCAATTTTGCAATTAAAACGCTGCCAAAAGAAGTGCAGTTCTCCTGCGTGAATACTATTTGCACAATGGATGTGAATAAAGACGGAATTTTGGATCTTGTTCTTGGAGGAAACCAATACGAATTCAAACCTCAATTTGCGAGGTTAGACTCAAATTATGGAAGCGTACTTCTTGGCAGTAAATCAGGTACTTATTCATGGTTGCCTTATGATCAATCTGGTTTCTTTTTGAAAGGAGAAATTAGGCACATTCAAAAAATTAAAAATAAAAATAATTCGGTTTCAATTGTGGCCGTTAGAAATGATAATACCCCAAAAATATTTAAAAGCAATGAATAA
- a CDS encoding RagB/SusD family nutrient uptake outer membrane protein: MKRINIIKSILFASTLVLGVSCTNLDEQISDGVPTGGSSAVNTAALLTTAYNGLRNFQDQGMMFTMDEMSGDGLVGPTRGGDWDDNAKWRQFQAQSWTSDNAEILNAWNNLLSGVYNCNVIIENSTVASEITQARFLRAFYYFNVVDLFGQAPYREPGTPLTDDPKVWSRPEAIAYVISELEAILPSLPARIAGDASIVNADAGHFLLAKIYLNLGVYMNATPAGPYVFQAADMNKVIAHVEAINSSLAVSYWENFAPTNNVSPEILFSSKNSTGGDGGPIQSRWRMGMHYNQTPDGWNGFTTMAEYYDRFNAADERRQHSTPSIISNFGNPIGFQYGQMYAPDKYDKDTGALISAGGTVPLKDRTGAPLFFTKKISLIVTGPTIETAGIRAQKYEPDIADLGKPGNDYVLMRYSDALLMEAEAILRGGAASTNGSPQAIMDKIALRTGVPAPTASLENVYAERGRELWWEGWRRNDMIRFEKFLLPRELKTKVSDPKYLLYSIPSDALFNPNIKQNPGY, from the coding sequence ATGAAAAGAATAAATATAATTAAAAGCATCTTATTTGCAAGCACACTAGTTCTTGGTGTAAGTTGTACAAATTTAGATGAGCAAATTAGTGATGGTGTACCTACTGGAGGTTCAAGTGCAGTCAATACTGCTGCCTTATTGACTACTGCCTATAATGGTTTGAGAAATTTTCAAGATCAAGGAATGATGTTTACCATGGACGAAATGTCTGGAGATGGCTTGGTAGGGCCAACTCGTGGTGGTGACTGGGATGATAATGCAAAATGGAGACAGTTTCAAGCGCAATCGTGGACATCTGATAATGCAGAAATTTTAAACGCATGGAATAATTTACTCTCTGGTGTCTATAACTGTAATGTAATTATTGAAAATTCTACAGTTGCCTCAGAAATAACACAAGCTCGTTTTTTAAGAGCATTCTACTATTTTAATGTAGTAGATTTGTTTGGACAAGCTCCTTATAGAGAGCCTGGGACTCCGTTGACAGACGATCCAAAAGTATGGTCAAGACCTGAAGCGATAGCATATGTAATAAGCGAATTAGAAGCTATTTTGCCATCATTACCTGCACGTATTGCTGGTGATGCGAGTATCGTAAATGCAGATGCAGGACATTTTTTATTAGCTAAAATTTATTTGAACCTTGGAGTTTATATGAATGCTACGCCTGCTGGTCCTTATGTTTTTCAAGCTGCCGACATGAACAAAGTTATTGCACATGTTGAAGCTATAAATAGTAGCTTGGCTGTTTCCTATTGGGAAAACTTTGCACCAACTAATAATGTGTCACCAGAAATTTTGTTTTCTTCTAAAAATTCAACTGGAGGAGATGGTGGTCCAATTCAATCTAGATGGAGAATGGGAATGCATTATAATCAAACTCCTGATGGATGGAATGGATTTACAACTATGGCTGAATACTACGATAGATTTAATGCAGCAGACGAACGTCGCCAGCATTCAACTCCATCTATTATTTCAAATTTTGGTAACCCTATTGGTTTTCAATATGGTCAGATGTATGCTCCAGACAAATATGATAAAGATACTGGGGCTTTAATATCTGCTGGTGGAACTGTCCCTTTAAAAGATAGAACCGGAGCTCCTTTGTTCTTTACCAAAAAAATATCTTTAATTGTAACAGGCCCTACAATTGAAACAGCGGGAATTAGAGCTCAAAAATACGAGCCAGATATTGCTGATTTAGGTAAACCAGGAAATGATTATGTTTTGATGCGCTATTCTGATGCATTATTAATGGAAGCCGAAGCAATTTTAAGAGGTGGTGCTGCTTCAACCAATGGTTCTCCACAAGCAATTATGGATAAAATCGCACTTAGAACAGGTGTACCTGCTCCAACGGCTTCATTAGAAAATGTATATGCAGAAAGAGGAAGAGAATTATGGTGGGAAGGCTGGAGAAGAAACGATATGATTCGTTTTGAAAAATTCCTTCTTCCTAGAGAATTAAAAACTAAAGTGTCAGATCCTAAATACTTATTGTATTCTATTCCTTCCGATGCTTTGTTTAATCCAAATATTAAACAAAATCCTGGATACTAA
- a CDS encoding SusC/RagA family TonB-linked outer membrane protein — MKNSLQKGLMVFITMLCTSLIYSQDVSGLVTDASGPLPGVSILVKGTKTETQTDFDGKFIIKNVGSNAVLVFTYIGLKTQEVSVGGKSTLNVTMAQDQSQLNEVVVIGYGTAKKKDLTGAVDVLGSKDFDGVSNTSPALLLRGKVAGVQITQTSGEPGSAVTIRVRGSSSVRSGNGPLVVVDGVPLAGGDISSQGSDLLGTSAARNPLNFINEADIASISVLKDAASTAIYGSRGANGVIVITTKKGNSNIPEFNFSTSTQISTKAGNYGVMNPDQFVTASKAAGIPKGQDFGGRDYNWEDAVLQTGIAVNNNLSFNSANENSSTRVSLSASNNEGIVKNTGLEKYTASFYNSNNFFDKVLKVDTKLLYASVNDYTTLVTNNAGYIGNVIGTALYWNPTLPIYKADGSYNVVSDTYLNPVQLLDSYQDYTNTNKLLGSINASLNLGSHFKYNFLFGVENSTSSRKSQILPTMKIQGDAFFGTVPGSKPVVTKYGTAAISNISAFNKTVENNLNYTNQFSDNFNLNALVGYSYYSYLNSGNVSSGKGYDPAQTNLIDDIEGGLQNEFRVSSYKNFTEVQSLYARADVTFYKKYVLTASVRTDGSSKFGSNYKYGTFPAVGIADNIFENHEGILNNLKLRANWGITGNQEFAANSAIGRASYGNNGALNVDANANENLKWETTESWGVGTDFTLLENRLTGSLDYFHRDTKDLIFPVPQASTQPGPNSPRNKNLPGNLINTGIEISLDYTIIQSDDITWSIAGNASFLKNEIQNFNGFVGTGGLNGQGLTSAYTQVITNDQPLYTYFLYDFQGYDADGNSIYTNDAGEKVGLGEATKQLLDKQPLPKINYGFSSAFKYKNFDATVSFYGAAGHYIYDNTQNAYFFKGAFLGGRNVTEEAAYSAQGQGDPNSPSTKYLQSGDFLRMGELTFGYTFTGGLIDRMKCKNLRFYVNGSNLLLFTNYTGFDPEVDINKQVNGVPSAGMDYLAYPRSKGIAFGLNVTF; from the coding sequence ATGAAAAATAGTCTACAAAAAGGCTTGATGGTTTTCATAACCATGCTATGTACTAGCTTGATATATTCGCAAGATGTATCGGGATTGGTGACTGATGCGAGTGGCCCACTCCCTGGGGTTTCTATATTAGTAAAAGGAACAAAAACGGAAACACAAACAGATTTTGACGGAAAATTTATTATTAAGAATGTGGGTTCAAACGCAGTCTTAGTATTTACTTACATCGGTCTAAAAACTCAAGAAGTTAGTGTTGGTGGCAAAAGCACCTTGAATGTGACAATGGCTCAAGATCAAAGCCAATTGAATGAAGTAGTTGTAATTGGATATGGAACTGCAAAAAAGAAAGATTTAACTGGTGCGGTTGATGTTTTAGGGTCTAAGGATTTTGATGGAGTGTCAAATACTTCGCCTGCTTTATTGTTAAGAGGTAAAGTGGCTGGGGTACAAATCACACAAACGAGTGGCGAGCCTGGTTCAGCAGTTACAATCCGTGTAAGGGGTTCCTCTTCTGTACGTTCAGGAAATGGACCTTTAGTTGTTGTAGATGGTGTTCCTTTAGCGGGAGGAGATATTTCGTCTCAGGGATCTGATTTATTAGGTACTTCAGCTGCTAGAAACCCCTTGAACTTCATTAATGAGGCTGATATAGCATCTATTTCTGTATTGAAAGATGCAGCTTCTACAGCTATTTATGGTTCTCGTGGAGCCAATGGAGTAATCGTAATTACTACCAAGAAAGGAAATTCAAATATTCCTGAATTTAATTTTAGTACCTCTACGCAAATTAGTACCAAAGCTGGTAATTATGGCGTAATGAATCCCGATCAATTTGTAACTGCAAGTAAAGCTGCGGGAATTCCTAAAGGACAAGATTTTGGAGGAAGAGATTATAATTGGGAAGATGCGGTTTTACAAACAGGAATCGCTGTAAATAATAATTTATCTTTTAATTCTGCAAATGAAAATTCTAGTACAAGAGTCTCTCTTTCTGCCAGTAACAATGAAGGGATTGTAAAAAATACAGGTTTAGAAAAATATACAGCATCGTTTTATAATTCAAATAATTTCTTTGATAAAGTACTAAAAGTTGATACTAAATTATTGTATGCCAGTGTAAATGATTATACCACTTTAGTAACGAATAATGCTGGATATATTGGAAATGTTATTGGAACAGCTTTATATTGGAACCCAACATTGCCAATCTATAAAGCAGATGGTAGCTATAATGTTGTCAGCGATACGTATTTGAATCCAGTTCAACTATTAGATTCTTATCAAGATTACACTAATACAAATAAATTATTAGGAAGTATTAATGCATCTCTTAACTTAGGATCTCATTTTAAATACAATTTCTTATTTGGAGTTGAAAATTCAACTTCATCTAGAAAGAGTCAAATATTGCCAACAATGAAAATACAAGGGGATGCATTTTTTGGAACAGTACCAGGTTCAAAACCAGTAGTTACAAAATATGGTACAGCCGCAATTTCTAACATAAGTGCATTTAATAAGACAGTAGAGAATAATTTAAACTATACCAATCAATTTAGTGATAATTTTAATTTGAATGCATTAGTAGGGTATTCTTATTATTCGTACTTGAATAGTGGAAATGTTTCTTCAGGAAAAGGATATGATCCGGCTCAAACTAATTTAATTGATGATATTGAAGGGGGACTTCAAAATGAATTTAGAGTTTCTTCTTACAAAAATTTCACTGAGGTTCAATCATTGTATGCTAGAGCTGATGTGACTTTTTATAAAAAGTATGTTTTAACAGCATCTGTTCGTACAGATGGTTCGTCAAAATTTGGTTCTAATTATAAATATGGTACATTTCCAGCTGTGGGTATTGCCGATAATATATTTGAAAATCACGAAGGAATACTTAATAATTTAAAATTAAGAGCCAATTGGGGTATTACTGGGAATCAAGAGTTCGCAGCTAACTCAGCTATAGGTAGAGCAAGTTATGGGAATAATGGAGCTTTGAATGTAGATGCAAATGCAAATGAGAATTTGAAATGGGAAACTACAGAATCATGGGGTGTAGGTACAGATTTTACATTACTTGAAAATAGATTAACAGGTTCTCTTGATTACTTTCATAGGGATACAAAAGATTTAATTTTTCCTGTTCCTCAGGCGTCAACTCAACCGGGGCCAAATTCACCGAGAAATAAAAATTTACCTGGAAATTTGATTAACACTGGTATTGAAATCAGTCTTGATTATACTATTATACAATCCGATGATATAACTTGGAGTATAGCAGGAAATGCTTCTTTCTTAAAAAATGAAATTCAAAATTTCAATGGATTTGTAGGCACTGGGGGTTTAAATGGGCAAGGTTTAACAAGTGCTTACACTCAAGTAATTACTAATGATCAGCCTCTTTATACTTATTTCTTGTATGATTTTCAAGGATATGATGCTGATGGCAATTCTATTTACACAAACGATGCAGGAGAGAAAGTTGGTCTTGGGGAAGCTACAAAACAGCTATTAGACAAACAACCATTACCTAAAATTAACTATGGTTTCTCATCTGCTTTCAAATACAAAAATTTTGATGCTACTGTTTCATTTTATGGTGCAGCTGGACATTATATTTATGATAATACTCAAAATGCCTATTTTTTCAAAGGTGCCTTTTTGGGTGGTAGGAATGTAACAGAAGAAGCGGCATATTCAGCTCAAGGACAGGGAGATCCTAATTCTCCTTCTACAAAATACCTTCAGTCAGGGGATTTTTTGAGAATGGGTGAGTTAACATTTGGATATACCTTTACAGGAGGTCTAATAGATAGAATGAAGTGTAAAAATCTGCGCTTTTATGTAAACGGTTCAAACTTATTATTGTTTACAAATTATACAGGATTTGATCCAGAAGTAGATATTAATAAACAAGTTAATGGAGTTCCTTCTGCTGGTATGGATTATTTAGCTTATCCTAGATCAAAAGGAATAGCTTTTGGACTTAACGTAACATTCTAA